The window AACCGGGCAGGAGACCTTCCGCCAGGTTGCAGCAATTACATAATATTACTATTCCGCCTATAGCGACTACTAACTTGAGAAGCCTTTTCTACCAGGTTGCAGCACCCATAACCCTGGGAATTTTTCGACCCCAGACCTGCGTCCAGGGCCAGCTGCAAAAGCTCCAGATCGCCTGAAAGTTCGTACTCCCCCATCCAACCTTTGATGACAGTATCTTTATAGTAAGTAACCTTCAGGTCCCGGTCTTCCACCCGCACCGGCCGGATGGCGAAGCCCTCCGCCCGCGCCGGCTGCCCGTAGACCAAAAAGTGCTTTTTTGCAAGGTTGCTTGCCACCAGCTCGGTGAAGCGCGGCTCAAAGGGCGAATAATAATACGTGTAGTTCCGCCCGTCAACGCCGGAAAGGGTACTGTAAACAACCAGCGGGGAAAGCATCCGCACCTGAAGGGTCTCCCGTGTTACCCACGGGGCTGCCGTCGCCATCTTCTTCACCTCCAGGTGGGCATCGCCCAGACGGACCCGGCCCTGGCGGAGAAAACCGGTTCCCAGCTCCTGGAGGATGAAAGGGATGGGGGAACAGATCACCAGTCGCAACG is drawn from Candidatus Desulforudis audaxviator MP104C and contains these coding sequences:
- the cas6 gene encoding CRISPR-associated endoribonuclease Cas6, with the protein product MQLTIFFSAPGPVAIPVQYGHLLQGLIYRRMDNPVLRSYLHEHGFALEKRRFKLFTFSRLMGQAVTYDQAAGRLVLTPPLRLVICSPIPFILQELGTGFLRQGRVRLGDAHLEVKKMATAAPWVTRETLQVRMLSPLVVYSTLSGVDGRNYTYYYSPFEPRFTELVASNLAKKHFLVYGQPARAEGFAIRPVRVEDRDLKVTYYKDTVIKGWMGEYELSGDLELLQLALDAGLGSKNSQGYGCCNLVEKASQVSSRYRRNSNIM